A portion of the Ricinus communis isolate WT05 ecotype wild-type chromosome 10, ASM1957865v1, whole genome shotgun sequence genome contains these proteins:
- the LOC8258362 gene encoding transcription factor ORG2, with translation MLALSPPVFPTFGWPLEDPISHDHISYFSREIQPITATTATAAAIAASLPSHDQQELVLELANQQSTSFRSYNSCGDPNMVKKLNHNASERDRRKKMNTLYSSLRSLLPASDQMKKLSIPATISRVLKYIPELQQQLERFVQRKEELLLRISKQNHIINPQINQRKGTTHSTLSVVSANQISDKEVVIQVSTYNNTIHTSPLSEILLLLEEEGLLLINSSSFESFGGRVFYNLHLQVDGTYILECDALSEKLAALYERDGLFP, from the exons ATGTTAGCATTATCTCCTCCTGTATTTCCAACCTTTGGGTGGCCCTTAGAGGACCCCATAAGCCATGACCATATCTCTTACTTCTCTAGAGAAATTCAGCCTATTACTGCCACTACTGCTACAGCTGCTGCTATTGCTGCTTCTCTTCCATCTCATGATCAGCAAGAATTAGTTTTAGAGCTTGCTAATCAACAATCTACATCCTTCAGGTCTTATAACAGTTGTGGTGATCCTAACATGGTCAAGAAGCTTAATCATAATGCAAGCGAAAGGGATCGCCGCAAGAAGATGAACACTCTCTATTCTTCCCTCCGATCACTTCTTCCGGCCTCCGATCAAATG AAGAAGCTGAGCATACCTGCCACAATTTCCAGGGTGTTGAAGTACATACCAGAACTACAACAACAATTGGAGAGATTCGtccaaaggaaagaagaactATTACTGAGAATATCTAAGCAGAATCATATTATTAATCCCCAAATAAACCAAAGAAAAGGCACTACTCACAGCACCTTATCAGTAGTATCAGCTAATCAAATTAGTGACAAAGAAGTTGTTATTCAAGTTTCTACTTACAATAATACTATCCATACAAGTCCATTATCAGAAATCTTGCTTCTTCTGGAGGAGGAAGGCCTTCTTCTGATTAATTCTTCCTCCTTTGAGTCCTTTGGAGGCAGGGTCTTCTACAATTTACATCTTCag GTTGATGGAACTTATATATTGGAGTGTGATGCTTTAAGCGAGAAGCTTGCAGCTTTATATGAGAGAGACGGGTTATTTCcatga
- the LOC8258371 gene encoding transcription factor ORG2, with amino-acid sequence MLALSPPVFPTPEWPLEDPLGIDQISYFCRETQPATAAFLPSYQQELLLLELDHQQSTSFTAYNSSGGDANDMVKKLNHNASERDRRKKMNTLYSSLRSLFPAADEMKKLSIPATISRVLKYIPELQEQLERLVQRKEEILLRISKQNHIVNPQINQRKGTSHSSLSVVSANQISDKEAIIQISTYSNTIHTSPLSEILLLLEEEGLLLINSSSAESFGGRVFNNLHVQVDDTYTLECDALSEKLASLYAKRDGLFP; translated from the exons ATGTTAGCATTATCTCCTCCTGTATTTCCAACACCTGAATGGCCCTTAGAGGACCCCTTAGGCATTGACCAAATCTCCTACTTCTGTAGAGAAACTCAGCCTGCTACTGCTGCTTTTCTTCCATCTTATCAGCAagagttattattattagagcTTGATCATCAACAATCCACATCTTTCACAGCCTATAATAGCAGTGGTGGTGACGCTAACGATATGGTGAAGAAGCTTAATCATAATGCAAGCGAACGTGATCGTCGCAAGAAGATGAACACCCTCTATTCTTCCCTCCGATCACTATTTCCGGCCGCCGATGAAATG AAGAAGCTGAGTATACCTGCCACAATTTCGAGGGTGTTGAAGTACATACCAGAACTACAAGAACAGTTAGAGAGATTGGTCCAAAGGAAGGAAGAGATTTTGCTAAGAATATCTAAGCAAAATCATATTGTTAATCCCCAAATAAACCAAAGAAAAGGCACTTCTCACAGCAGTTTATCAGTAGTATCAGCTAATCAAATTAGTGACAAAGAAGCcattattcaaatttctaCGTACAGTAATACTATCCATACAAGTCCACTATCAGAAATCTTGCTTCTTTTGGAGGAGGAAGGCCTTCTTTTGATTAATTCTTCTTCCGCTGAATCCTTTGGTGGCAGGGTCTTCAACAATTTACATGTTCAG GTTGATGATACTTATACATTGGAATGTGATGCTTTAAGTGAGAAGCTTGCATCTCTGTATGCCAAGAGGGACGGGCTGTTCCCATGA